From one Anopheles bellator chromosome 1, idAnoBellAS_SP24_06.2, whole genome shotgun sequence genomic stretch:
- the LOC131210221 gene encoding E3 ubiquitin-protein ligase RNF25, with product MDALLDEVESLEAILMDDVQITRNSSGFPELIETTVFPTVGEELNSQYVCITLQVMPVPGYPEVRPPNIKLKNPRGLDDGIIGLIDAAVKDKLSESLGQPVVFDLIDLIREQLTESNLPSGQCVICLYGFLEGDQFTKTACYHYLHSHCLACHINASRRNYEEEREKLPIWKRKEAKPFQAQCPVCREPIDVEVEPLAGCRPPVERENAPKFRLTDELKSLQAQMTRLFMHQKNRGGIIDLDADEGNVIAIETEPPNGEVSKNTNELSSVAAVPVETLRNSSASLQQAQGKGKQPPAPKGSGSKGAKGGGGNRHSSVAAALSGSSNPALANGTEEESGYGCSDPACTGSQIEHHRGGHRNRRHNNHHHNHRHARHAYHSHHHHHHHGGRGANGGAVAGAGSTGGGGASSSSAATGGSAPKNLTTPCTSDAR from the exons ATGGATGC ACTACTGGATGAAGTGGAGTCCCTGGAGGCGATCCTGATGGATGACGTTCAGATTACGAGAAACTCTAG CGGATTTCCGGAGTTGATTGAAACGACCGTCTTTCCGACGGTCGGCGAAGAGCTGAACTCCCAATACGTTTGCATCACACTGCAGGTGATGCCGGTTCCGGGCTATCCGGAAGTGCGGCCCCCGAACATAAAGCTAAAGAATCCGCGTGGGCTGGATGATGGGATCATCGGTTTGATCGATGCGGCAGTGAAGGACAAGCTGAGCGAGTCGCTCGGCCAACCGGTGGTGTTCGATCTGATCGATCTCATCCGCGAGCAGCTGACCGAGAGCAACTTACCTAGCGGCCAGTGTGTGATCTGTTTGTACGGGTTTCTCGAGGGAGACCAGTTCACGAAGACGGCATGTTACCACTATCTGCACAGTCACTGTTTGGCCTGCCACATTAACGCGTCACGGCGCAACTACGAGGAGGAGCGCGAGAAACTGCCGATCTGGAAGCGCAAGGAGGCGAAACCGTTCCAGGCGCAGTGTCCGGTCTGTCGGGAACCGATAGACGTGGAGGTCGAACCGCTAGCCGGTTGTCGGCCGCCGGTCGAGCGTGAAAATGCACCCAAGTTCCGGCTGACGGATGAGTTGAAGTCGCTGCAGGCACAAATGACCAGACTGTTTATGCACCAAAAAAATCGCGGCGGTATCATCGATCTGGACGCTGACGAGGGCAACGTGAtcgcaatcgaaacggaaccaccaAACGGGGAG GTGTCGAAGAATACAAACGAACTGTCCTCTGTGGCCGCTGTTCCGGTGGAAACACTTCGCAACAGCAGCGCTTCATTGCAGCAAGCACAGGGAAAAGGAAAGCAGCCGCCCGCTCCCAAGGGATCTGGTTCAAAAGGTGCcaaaggtggtggtggcaatcGCCATTCTTCGGTCGCTGCCGCTCTGAGTGGCAGCTCCAACCCGGCGCTGGCGAATGGGACCGAAGAAGAATCCGGTTACGGTTGCAGCGATCCGGCATGTACGGGCTCACAAATTGAGCATCATCGCGGTGGGCATCGCAATCGTCGCCATAACAACCACCATCACAACCACAGACACGCCCGGCATGCATACCAtagccatcaccaccatcaccatcacggtgGACGGGGAGCGAACGGTGGTGCCGTCGCCGGTGCTGGATCGACCGGAGGCGGCGGAGCATCCTCGTCATCGGCGGCCACGGGTGGCTCGGCACCGAAGAACTTAACCACTCCCTGTACCTCCGATGCCAGGTGA
- the LOC131205619 gene encoding mobility group protein 1A-like isoform X1, whose protein sequence is MAEKPKRPLSAYMLWLNSAREQIKKENPGIKVTEIAKKGGELWRGMKDKSVSIAEWEYKAAKMKDEYNKQMQDFERNGGSKDVVTKKKKGRD, encoded by the exons ATGGCCGAGAAACCGAAGCGTCCTCTGTCCGCGTACATGCTGTGGCTGAATTCTGCCCGCGAACAGATCAAGAAGGAAAACCCCGGAATTAAAGTGACAGAGATCGCCAAGAAGGGCGGTGAGCTGTGGCGCGGAATGAAGGACAAGAGCGTAAGTATTGCC GAATGGGAGTACAAAGCCGCCAAGATGAAGGATGAGTACAACAAACAGATGCAGGACTTTGAGCGAAACGGTGGCAGCAAGGACGTCGtcacgaagaaaaagaaag GTCGTGATTAA
- the LOC131205619 gene encoding mobility group protein 1A-like isoform X2 — translation MAEKPKRPLSAYMLWLNSAREQIKKENPGIKVTEIAKKGGELWRGMKDKSVSIAEWEYKAAKMKDEYNKQMQDFERNGGSKDVVTKKKKGRS, via the exons ATGGCCGAGAAACCGAAGCGTCCTCTGTCCGCGTACATGCTGTGGCTGAATTCTGCCCGCGAACAGATCAAGAAGGAAAACCCCGGAATTAAAGTGACAGAGATCGCCAAGAAGGGCGGTGAGCTGTGGCGCGGAATGAAGGACAAGAGCGTAAGTATTGCC GAATGGGAGTACAAAGCCGCCAAGATGAAGGATGAGTACAACAAACAGATGCAGGACTTTGAGCGAAACGGTGGCAGCAAGGACGTCGtcacgaagaaaaagaaag GCAGGTCGTGA
- the LOC131205619 gene encoding mobility group protein 1A-like isoform X4, whose protein sequence is MAEKPKRPLSAYMLWLNSAREQIKKENPGIKVTEIAKKGGELWRGMKDKSEWEYKAAKMKDEYNKQMQDFERNGGSKDVVTKKKKGAKKVTKKSKKKDSEDEDDESGDESD, encoded by the exons ATGGCCGAGAAACCGAAGCGTCCTCTGTCCGCGTACATGCTGTGGCTGAATTCTGCCCGCGAACAGATCAAGAAGGAAAACCCCGGAATTAAAGTGACAGAGATCGCCAAGAAGGGCGGTGAGCTGTGGCGCGGAATGAAGGACAAGAGC GAATGGGAGTACAAAGCCGCCAAGATGAAGGATGAGTACAACAAACAGATGCAGGACTTTGAGCGAAACGGTGGCAGCAAGGACGTCGtcacgaagaaaaagaaaggtgcgaagaaagtgacgaaaaagagcaaaaagaAGGATTCGGAGGATGAGGATGACGAGTCTGGAGATGAGAGCGACTGA
- the LOC131205640 gene encoding FACT complex subunit Ssrp1: protein MADFLEFSSISSEVRGAMCPGKLKMTDTAIVFKSDKTGKVEQINAGDIELLNYQRFVGSYGLRVFLKNGSLHRFLGFSGDEAKIADFVKKNYKLDMLEKELSMRGWNWGTVQFKGAVLSFDVENKTSFEIPLNNVSQCNVGKNEVTVEFHRNDDAPVSLMEMRFHIPTTESADIDPVEAFQENVMKQASVISVSGDAIAIFREIHCLTPRGRYDIKVFQTFFQLHGKTYDFKIPTSSVLRLFLLPHKDNRQMFFVISLDPPIKQGQTRYHFLVTLFQMDEETNIELPFSEEELKEKYEDKLTKELSGPVYEILGKIMKVIINRKLTGPGSFVGHAGTPAIGCSFKAAAGYLYPLERGFIYVHKPPVHIRFEEIASVNFARSGGSTRSFDFEIELKTGTVHTFNSIEKEEYSKLFDFISSKKLHVKHTGGKASYKDDFADSDNDGEPDAYLARVKAEAKERDEDDDDDGSDSEESTDEDFNPNQQESDVAEEFDSNVESSSSSDEDGSGGGGSADSGGEKKRKDKKGKTQDKPPAKKSKEKREPKERKKPKSKSKDSNAPKRPVSAFMLWMNATRDQIRKDNPGLSITEIAKKGGELWKDLKDKKEWEAKAAKAKENYTEAMAAYKASGGGSGGTDNGKGEKRKKSAAPRKGDTTSPKTGSGFKSKEYIEDTSSSSTDEDAKKDAKKAKKPANDKKSTGKSKKSESEMSESEEEEDDDGSEGSD, encoded by the exons ATGGCTGACTTTCTCGAGTTTTCTTCAATCAGCTCGGAAGTCCGTGGCGCTATG TGCCCGGGCAAGCTGAAAATGACCGACACGGCCATAGTGTTTAAAAGCGACAAAACGGGCAAGGTGGAACAGATCAACGCGGGCGACATCGAGTTGCTCAACTATCAGCGCTTCGTCGGGAGCTACGGTTTGCGAGTGTTCCTGAAGAATGGTTCGCTACATCGATTTCTTGGCTTCAGCGGGGACGAGGCAAAGATTGCAGACTTTGTGaagaaaaactacaaactgGATATGCTCGAGAAGGAACTGTCGATGCGCGGCTGGAACTGGGGTACGGTCCAGTTCAAAGGGGCGGTGCTGAGTTTCGATGTGGAAAACAAGACCAGCTTCGAGATCCCACTGAACAACGTATCGCAGTGTAACGTGGGAAAGAATGAGGTGACGGTCGAGTTCCACCGGAATGATGATGCTCCGGTCAGCCTGATGGAGATGCGTTTTCACATTCCCACGACCGAGTCGGCGGACATCGATCCGGTCGAAGCGTTCCAGGAGAACGTTATGAAGCAGGCGTCGGTGATCTCAGTGTCGGGCGATGCGATTGCGATATTCCGCGAGATTCACTGTCTCACGCCCCGCGGCCGCTACGATATCAAGGTGTTCCAGACGTTCTTTCAGCTGCATGGCAAAACGTACGACTTCAAGATACCGACCTCGTCCGTGCTGCGGCTGTTTCTGCTACCGCACAAGGATAATAGGCAGATGTTTTTCGTCATCTCGCTTGATCCACCGATCAAGCAGGGCCAAACGCGATACCACTTCCTGGTGACGCTGTTCCAGATGGATGAGGAAACCAACATCGAACTACCGTTTAGCGAGGAGGAGCTTAAGGAGAAGTACGAGGACAAGCTGACGAAGGAACTATCGGGCCCGGTGTACGAGATACTGGGAAAGATCATGAAGGTGATCATCAACCGCAAATTAACCGGACCAGGATCATTCGTCGGCCATGCCGGCACACCGGCGATCGGTTGCTCATTCAAGGCGGCCGCCGGCTATCTGTACCCGCTCGAGCGCGGCTTTATCTATGTCCACAAACCACCGGTACACATCCGGTTCGAGGAGATCGCTTCGGTCAACTTTGCTCGCAGTGGTGGCTCTACGCGGAGCTTCGATTTCGAGATCGAACTTAAAACCGGAACCGTTCACACATTCAACAGTATTGAGAAGGAAGAGTACTCGAAGCTGTTCGACTTTATCTCGTCCAAAAAGCTGCACGTGAAGCATACGGGCGGAAAGGCGAGCTATAAGGACGACTTTGCCGACTCGGACAACGATGGGGAGCCGGATGCGTATTTGGCGCGGGTGAAGGCGGAAGCAAAGGAACGggacgaagatgatgacgatgacggtaGCGACTCGGAAGAGTCGACCGATGAAGACTTCAACCCGAACCAGCAGGAATCGGACGTGGCGGAAGAGTTCGACAGCAACGTGGagtcctcgtcatcgtcggacGAGGATGGCAGCGGTGGAGGAGGCAGCGCTGACAGTGGGGGCGAGAAGAAGCGCAAGGATAAGAAGGGAAAGACGCAAGACAAGCCACCGGCCAAGAAGAGCAAGGAGAAGCGGGAACcgaaagagaggaaaaaacCGAAATCTAAATCGAAAGACTCGAACGCACCGAAGCGTCCGGTTTCGGCGTTTATGCTGTGGATGAATGCAACCCGTGACCAGATCCGGAAAGACAATCCTGGCCTATCGATCACCGAGATCGCCAAGAAGGGTGGCGAGCTGTGGAAAGACCTGAAGGACAAGAAGGAGTGGGAAGCGAAGGCGGccaaggcgaaggaaaattaCACGGAGGCGATGGCCGCCTACAAAGCTTCCGGCGGGGGTAGCGGTGGTACGGATAATGGGAAGGGTGAGAAGCGCAAGAAGAGTGCAGCTCCGCGCAAGGGCGATACGACCTCCCCAAAGACGGGTAGTGGCTTCAAAAGTAAGGAGTACATCGAAGATACGTCGTCAAGCAGTACAGATGAGGATGCGAAGAAGGATGcaaaaaaggcgaagaaaCCAGCAAATGATAAGAAGAGCACAGGG AAATCTAAAAAATCTGAGTCTGAGATGTCCGAATcggaagaggaggaagatgaCGACGGGAGTGAAGGCAGTGATTAA
- the LOC131215563 gene encoding LOW QUALITY PROTEIN: uncharacterized protein LOC131215563 (The sequence of the model RefSeq protein was modified relative to this genomic sequence to represent the inferred CDS: substituted 1 base at 1 genomic stop codon) yields the protein MSENEFDRKYKAAVRAYYNYMEGLHLVLNDKEENILKILRERSCPLWFQELTDEQCETCDRLLDAIADDTDERTIHRTRGKVRALGVYPLAPNNVIRTALILCNRNDISFLWTLLELHYMRQPTSPGAALPKDYSINERLLLSAIAHLDMMTTLRGLDKILPHRPPFEGLVKQTRKECGFQRNAPSLIQRHAVKKTGHTIPVQVQPHRDEFLGRYSRYLDPKHIIRNEASRWFAQYRGSKRNLFKGDITSSKLCTGTESDSQSTSSVGSAKEIVHKLLDAQIQGMINRVDCSQLLCPKHHDLTDDGGVGLNTIFLSDSPARVALMEAVETVRAQWTQEQQRAVGPQEVDDLLKRIVDEAVTLAILEPATKCPECRQRFEMQQKLLNGHQCLCTPETDARPLPLPMDGKPRYFRFTDKSVPYEFDYRKIMGETDGLCPIKGAIKRAFRGQDADDSSTNIREMIERFMERSWDEERKLFNAKMAENKKPTMDSDTDTKDPLDISTVDIKNLKSLKELLKRALHELAENPKYILATFPEAHKLPILVAWIRDRYGLRISPKERETARLESQYFWNYLIPRATAVRWPTRMDTDLSAKVNWDYKAKLETMTKTMTHRFYRRFKKVDIEDGRLWWASMAAYHSGAVRFRQTFSAYFPNCEPMMVPILRPWXTHQHRTDKRKLLTVS from the exons ATGTCTGAAAATGAGTTCGATCGGAAGTACAAGGCCGCTGTCCGGGCTTACTACAACTATATGGAAGGGCTGCATTTGGTGCTGAACGATAAAG aggaaaatattttgaaaattctTCGTGAACGAAGTTGTCCACTGTGGTTCCAAGAGCTCACCGACGAGCAATGTGAGACGTGCGATCGGCTTTTGGATGCAATTGCCGACGATACCGACGAACGGACGATTCACCGTACCAGGGGAAAGGTTCGGGCCCTTGGTGTATATCCCCTTGCACCGAACAATGTGATTCGAACTGCCCTGATATTGTGCAATCGAAATGATATCTCGTTCCTGTGGACACTACTCGAACTACACTACATGCGTCAGCCCACCAGTCCAGGCGCAGCTCTACCGAAGGATTATTCGATCAACGAAAGGTTGCTCCTCTCAGCCATAGCCCATCTCGACATGATGACTACACTGAGAGGGTTGGATAAAATTTTaccccaccggccaccatttGAGGGTCTGGTCAAGCAAACGCGAAAGGAGTGTGGTTTTCAACGAAACGCGCCATCACTCATCCAACGTCATGCGGTGAAGAAAACGGGACACACCATTCCGGTGCAAGTGCAACCCCACCGCGACGAGTTTTTGGGGCGCTATTCACGCTACCTCGATCCGAAGCACATAATTCGCAACGAAGCCTCGCGTTGGTTTGCGCAATATAGAGGCTCGAAACGAAATCTCTTCAAGGGCGACATAACTTCCAGTAAACTGTGTACCGGAACCGAATCCGATTCGCAGTCGACCAGTAGCGTTGGTAGTGCGAAGGAAATCGTCCATAAGCTTCTGGACGCACAGATTCAGGGGATGATCAATCGCGTAGATTGTTCCCAGCTGTTGTGTCCAAAGCATCATGATCTGACGGACGACGGAGGTGTTGGCCTGAATACGATCTTTCTGAGCGATTCTCCAGCCCGGGTGGCTCTTATGGAAGCCGTTGAAACCGTGCGTGCCCAGTGGACCCAAGAACAGCAGCGAGCGGTTGGTCCACAAGAAGTGGATGATTTGTTGAAGCGCATCGTCGACGAAGCAGTAACGTTGGCCATTCTGGAACCAGCGACCAAGTGCCCTGAATGTCGACAAAGATTCGAGATGCAGCAAAAACTGTTGAACGGACACCAGTGTCTGTGCACGCCGGAAACCGATGCTCGACCACTACCGTTGCCAATGGATGGCAAGCCCCGTTACTTTCGATTCACGGACAAGTCGGTCCCGTACGAGTTTGACTATCGCAAAATTATGGGCGAAACAGATGGCTTATGCCCAATTAAAGGGGCCATAAAACGTGCATTCAGAGGACAGGATGCTGATGACAGTTCGACAAACATTAGGGAGATGATCGAAAGGTTTATGGAGCGATCGTGGGACGAGGAAAGGAAGCTTTTTAATGcaaaaatggcagaaaacaagaaacctACCATGGATTCCGATACGGACACCAAGGATCCCCTAGATATATCGACCGTTGACATCAAAAATCTTAAGTCTTTGAAAGAACTGCTGAAG CGCGCTTTACATGAGCTTGCCGAAAACCCGAAATACATTCTGGCCACGTTTCCGGAGGCTCACAAACTACCCATTCTGGTGGCATGGATACGAGATCGTTACGGTCTCCGTATTAGTCCGAAAGAGCGCGAGACAGCTCGACTAGAGAGTCAGTACTTTTGGAACTATCTCATACCACGGGCGACTGCTGTTCGGTGGCCAACGCGAATGGATACCGATCTGTCGGCTAAAGTCAATTGGGACTACAAGGCGAAACTGGAAACGATG ACTAAAACCATGACGCACCGATTTTATCGAAGGTTCAAAAAGGTGGACATTGAAGATGGTCGCCTTTGGTGGGCTAGTATGGCCGCTTATCACTCTGGCgccgtccggttccggcaaaCTTTTAGCGCATATTTCCCAAACTGTGAACCGATGATGGTACCAATTTTGCGACCCTGGTAAACGCATCAACATCGCACCGAC AAACGGAAATTGTTGACGGTATCTTGA
- the LOC131205619 gene encoding mobility group protein 1A-like isoform X3, translated as MAEKPKRPLSAYMLWLNSAREQIKKENPGIKVTEIAKKGGELWRGMKDKSVSIAEWEYKAAKMKDEYNKQMQDFERNGGSKDVVTKKKKGAKKVTKKSKKKDSEDEDDESGDESD; from the exons ATGGCCGAGAAACCGAAGCGTCCTCTGTCCGCGTACATGCTGTGGCTGAATTCTGCCCGCGAACAGATCAAGAAGGAAAACCCCGGAATTAAAGTGACAGAGATCGCCAAGAAGGGCGGTGAGCTGTGGCGCGGAATGAAGGACAAGAGCGTAAGTATTGCC GAATGGGAGTACAAAGCCGCCAAGATGAAGGATGAGTACAACAAACAGATGCAGGACTTTGAGCGAAACGGTGGCAGCAAGGACGTCGtcacgaagaaaaagaaaggtgcgaagaaagtgacgaaaaagagcaaaaagaAGGATTCGGAGGATGAGGATGACGAGTCTGGAGATGAGAGCGACTGA